A single genomic interval of Procambarus clarkii isolate CNS0578487 chromosome 17, FALCON_Pclarkii_2.0, whole genome shotgun sequence harbors:
- the LOC138365562 gene encoding serine/arginine repetitive matrix protein 1-like, protein MHIMLLYESHIHTLLLQNIQQAQLDPKSIQTQNIQGCTNYRGRHRDNLRTPPTRRDTQAALHPGPQGDHNEHRQSPYPAPRTSPLLDPQSPHQPEQGPKTPDTRGAPEEPDAGGPKAEAARTHTAATSTAWGHSLPPRPETGAEGAGPESGRAHSSSQGASTTDAEAIAADEPLDKATFVDDEGVDSESEGREEDTPHHPSIPGSRKSSAGEAGTTPTAAAEDRTEASGRGCTSATTERGTPEVGAPVPTEHTGEADVLCPDQTGTEGALAEPAAGTTPGTSPGRESDEEAPRVFKGEKSPSKKTEGASARGASQLAATLPLSTTPETSASLSLIEYSEREPTIQKTRRYR, encoded by the exons atgcacattatgctcctgtatgagagccacatccacacgttgctcctgcaaaacatccaacaggcccaattGGACCCCAAGAGCATTCAAACCCAGAACATTCAAGGATGCACAAActacagagggcgccatcgggacaacctcaggacacccccaacccgtcGCGACACACAGGCCGCACTTCATCCTGGACCCCAGGGCGATCACAATGAACACCGCCAGTCGCCGTACCCAGCCCCACGGACGAGCCCTCTGCTGGATCcgcagagcccccaccaaccggaacaaggGCCGAAGACCCCCGACA CAAGGGGTGCTCCAGAAGAACCCGACGCGGGCGGGCCCAAAGCCGAAGCAGCACGGACACACACAGCAGCAACCTCCACAGCATGGGGCCACAGCTTACCACCACGCCCGGAGACCGGAGCAGAAGGAGCAGGTCCAGAAAGCGGGAGAGCACACTCCAGCTCACAGGGGGCATCCACCACGGACGCCGAGGCAATCGCAGCTGACGAACCACTGGATAAGGCGACCTTCGTAGACGACGAGGGAGTCGACTCAGAGTCAgagggcagggaggaggacacaccccaccaccccagcatcccGGGCAGCAGAAAATCTTCAGCAGGGGAagcaggcaccacaccaacagcagcagccgaggaccgcacagaagcctccggccgcggatgcacctccgccaccaccgaacgAGGAACCCCCGAGGTAGGAGCTCCCGTTCCCACAGAGCACACTGGGGAAGCAGACGTACTATGCCCCGACCAAACAGGGACCGAGGGAGCACTTGCTGAACCCGCCGcaggaaccaccccaggcacctcgcCAGGGCGAGAAAGCGATGAGGAAGCCCCCCGCGTCTTCAAAGGGGAAAAGTCACCCTCCAAGAAAACGGAGGGAGCCTCAGCCCGAGGAGCATCACAGCTCGCTGCCACATtgcccctcagcaccacaccggaaacaagtgcgaGTCTGTCCCTGATAGAATACTCTGAGCGAGAGCCCACGATACAGAAGACGAGACGGTACCGGTGA